In Balaenoptera acutorostrata chromosome 19, mBalAcu1.1, whole genome shotgun sequence, the following proteins share a genomic window:
- the FKRP gene encoding ribitol 5-phosphate transferase FKRP: protein MRLTRCQAALAAAITLNLLVLFYVSWLQHQPRFSPARGSRHGSASGPRVTILVREFEAFDNAVPELVDSFLQQDPAQPVVVAADTLPYPPLALPRIPSVRLALLQPALDRPAAASRPETYVATEYVALVPDGARAEAPGQLERMAEVLRAGGARLVAAPVASANPARCLALNVSLREWTARYGPAPSAPRCDALDGDAVVLLRARDLFNLSAPLARPVGTGLFLQTALRGWTVQLLDLPFARARQPPLTTAHARWKAEREGRARRAALLRALGIRLVSWEGGRLEWFGCNKETPRCFGTVVGDTPAYLYEERWTPPCCLRALRETARYVVGVLEAAGVRYWLEGGSLLGAARHGDIIPWDYDVDLGIYLEDVGNCEQLRGAEAGSVVDERGFVWEKAVEGDFFRVQYSESNHLHVDLWPFYPRNGVMTKDTWLDHRQDVEFPEHFLQPLVPLPFAGFVAQAPNNYRRFLELKFGPGVIESPEYPNPALLSLAGSS, encoded by the coding sequence ATGCGGCTCACCCGCTGCCAGGCTGCTCTGGCAGCCGCCATCACCCTCAACCTCTTGGTCCTGTTCTATGTCTCGTGGCTGCAGCACCAGCCCAGGTTCTCCCCGGCCAGGGGCTCCCGCCATGGATCTGCCTCCGGCCCCCGGGTCACCATCTTGGTGCGGGAGTTCGAGGCCTTTGACAACGCTGTGCCAGAGTTGGTGGACTCCTTCCTGCAGCAGGACCCAGCCCAGCCGGTGGTGGTGGCAGCCGACACGCTCCCCTACCCGCCCCTCGCCCTGCCCCGTATCCCCAGCGTTCGCCTGGCGCTGCTCCAGCCCGCCCTGGACCGGCCCGCTGCAGCCTCGCGCCCCGAGACCTACGTGGCCACCGAGTACGTGGCCCTGGTGCCCGACGGGGCGAGGGCCGAGGCACCGGGCCAGCTGGAGCGCATGGCCGAGGTGCTGCGAGCGGGAGGCGCACGCCTGGTGGCCGCTCCCGTTGCTTCGGCCAACCCTGCCCGGTGCCTGGCCCTGAACGTCAGCCTGCGGGAGTGGACGGCGCGCTACGGCCCGGCACCCTCCGCACCCCGCTGCGACGCCCTGGACGGGGACGCCGTGGTTCTCCTGCGCGCCCGCGACCTCTTCAACCTCTCGGCGCCCCTGGCCCGGCCTGTGGGCACCGGCCTCTTCCTGCAGACCGCCCTCCGCGGCTGGACGGTGCAGTTGCTGGACCTGCCCTTCGCCAGGGCGCGCCAGCCCCCGCTGACCACGGCCCACGCGCGCTGGAAGGCGGAGCGCGAAGGGCGGGCGCGGCGGGCGGCGCTGCTGCGGGCGCTGGGCATCCGCCTGGTGAGCTGGGAGGGCGGGCGGCTCGAGTGGTTCGGATGCAACAAGGAGACCCCGCGCTGCTTCGGGACAGTGGTGGGCGACACGCCGGCCTACCTGTACGAGGAGCGCTGGACACCCCCATGCTGCTTGCGTGCGCTGCGCGAGACGGCCCGCTACGTGGTGGGCGTGCTAGAGGCGGCCGGCGTGCGCTACTGGCTGGAGGGTGGCTCGCTGCTGGGGGCGGCCCGCCACGGGGACATCATCCCGTGGGACTACGACGTGGACCTGGGCATCTACCTGGAGGACGTGGGCAACTGCGAGCAGCTGCGGGGCGCCGAGGCGGGCTCGGTGGTGGATGAGCGCGGCTTCGTGTGGGAGAAGGCGGTGGAGGGCGACTTCTTCCGCGTGCAGTACAGCGAGAGCAACCACCTGCACGTGGACCTGTGGCCCTTCTACCCTCGAAACGGGGTCATGACCAAGGACACGTGGCTGGACCACCGGCAGGATGTCGAGTTCCCCGAACACTTCCTGCAGCCTCTCGTGCCCCTGCCCTTTGCCGGCTTCGTGGCGCAGGCACCTAACAACTACCGTCGCTTCCTGGAGCTCAAGTTCGGCCCCGGGGTCATCGAGAGCCCCGAATACCCCAACCCAGCACTCCTGAGTTTGGCAGGAAGCAGCTGA